The Myxocyprinus asiaticus isolate MX2 ecotype Aquarium Trade chromosome 19, UBuf_Myxa_2, whole genome shotgun sequence nucleotide sequence tttaaatatgtttatgctTTTTTTTCACAATGTGTTACAATCTTGATTTGTGATTTTCATATGCCAAATAATGGCCATTATGGtgatttatgtttgtttatttatttattcattcattcaggcAACCCCTTTTATGATTTGATTTAAAATTGCACTTCTTTATAAGGTTTAACATCTTATTTTAAGCATGATATCCATTAAACAGACATGCAACCATCTCTGTTTTTTCCAGATTATACCCTTAAATCAGAGTTTGCATTTAAAAGTTTAACTTTGGTATTTGATATTATTACACCTACTTTTTAAGAGGTTTACGCACAaacaaaatgtgttattttacaTTGTGTATGAGGAAAAAAGCTCTCAGAGAACTCCAAGTGATGTCCAAGCatacatttgtgtttgtttgtttgtttatttgtctcttCATGAAACCCCTTTTTTATGACTGAATCTGAAAAAAGAATTGCACTTCTTTATACGTTTTGACATCTTATTTTAAGTGTGATTTCCATCAAATGGACATTCATCAATCTCCCAGTTTTTTCCAGATATACCCTAAAACCAGAGTTTGCATTTAAGTTTAACCTTTAAATAAGGTTTTTGCACAAACAAAACACGTTATTTCATGTTGTGTATTGGGGGAAAGAGTAGTTCTCTGTTTCAGCACCACGGAGAGCTCCTTTAATCATTTTAAAGTATATCGAgatatatttgtgtttttatctCTCTGTTTTTTGATGGATTTACACAACTTAATGTAGTTATTTTAAACACGGACTCCTTAAACCATCATTTGTCCACATTGTTCAACCATTGAGTCTCATCGTTTTTTTCTGTGTGGTACTTTTTGTGATCGCATCTCATTCTTATCTCTCCAGGTTGCTCGCTGAGAGATGAACAAGAGTGGACCAGCCAATGAGAGCGGTGCGGGGGTGCCACTCTCCTCGTGGGTGGAGTCCGACACCTTTGAGGGCAACGAGAGCCTTACGCTCTCCTCAACAGCCCTGGAGTTCCACATGAACCCGTGGGACATCATGTTGTGCCTCTCCGGTACCGTTATCGCCTGTGAGAATGCCATCGTGGTGGCCATCATCTTCTACACGCCGACCTTGAGGAATCCCATGTTCATTTTGATCGGCAGCCTCGCAACTGCCGACCTTCTCGCTGGAATGGGATTAATTCTGAACTTCGTGTTCCAGTATTTGATCTCCTCTGAGACCATCAGCCTTATCACGGTCGGCTTCCTGGTGGCCTCCTTCACTGCCTCCATCAGCAGCCTACTCGCCATCACTGTTGACCGCTACCTGTCCCTCTACAATGCCTTGACGTACTTCTCTGAAAAGACGCTGCATTATGTGCACATGATGTTGGTGGGCACGTGGGGCGCGTCACTATGCTTGGGGTTGCTGCCCGTGTTGGGATGGAACTGCTTGGACGACGCAACCACCTGCAGCATCGTTAGGCCCCTAAAGCGCACCAACTTAACCATCCTCGCCACTTCTTTCTTCTTCATTTTCGCTTTAATGCTCAGTCTTTACTTCAAGATCTGTAAAATAGTGTGCCATCACGCACATCAGATCGCTCTCCAGCAACATTTTTTCACCACATCACACTACGTTGCCACTAAGAAGGGCATCTCCACGCTCGCAATCATCTTGGGTACCTTTGGGGCAAGTTGGTTTCCCTTTGCCATATACTGTTTGGTCGGGGAGCGCGAGTATCCTCCGGTATACACGTACGCAACGCTGCTCCCTGCCACCTACAACTCCATGATCAATCCTATTATTTATGCCTACCGGAACACAGAGATCCAACGCTCCATCTACATACTCTTCTGCGGCTGTTTTAAGACCAGCGGCTCGTATCGCTCCAGATCACCCAGTGAGGTGTAGACCTGTTCCTCTTGCTTTTTTACATGTCGCTTGTCCGTGTAAAAGTTTGAATCCGGCGCTCTAAGTGTCAGTTGCGCAATTGCACTTTATAAAGACTCTGGACCACGAACAGTGTCTCAAAAATGCTGTGAACAACACAAACTTGCGACACACGCAACAACCTGCATCAagaatgtatatttatattatttatactgAAATGTTGCACTTTACTGTACAATTCTAGATGCCAAAGCAGTATTGCATATGCCTGCTGTTTGTGTTTGAAGAGTTACATGGGATGGGTTTTCTATTTTGTAAGGTTGTCCTTGACTGTACATTttatacaaaacaaacacaaataaaattcTAAAGTACACATAAGCTGATTATTCATTGCTGTTAGTACAAAATTAATGTGTGTTTGCAAGCGTGAGAttatctgtgcatgtgtgtgtggatcAAATGTAATACTAGAAGAGCTGAAAGGAAATAAATAGTGTGCCAAACTATTCAAACAATCAAATACTGTGGCTATCAAGGCTCTGCCTACTTGATTAATGAGAATATTGTTCTGTAATGTCACATTGCAGATGCAGATTTTTCAAATCGGGCACATTTACACACTCAGAAATAACTGAAACTGACATCATACTGTACGTACTTTCATGAATGCATGACTTGCAGTGTCCCCCAAAAGTATTAGGCCTATTGGGTTTTACATGAAACAATGACTCTTGGATTACAGTTTACTCTATAATTATAGATAATTAGCAATGTAAGGTGTTTACTtacattaattaaattacattttatgcaaTACACAACCTAGTTCTGATAATGACTTAAATAGCCTGTATCCAGATTTGTACTTGAAGTCAGTTATTCATAAACATCACAACCCTGCAGGAAAATCCATCTTAAACTGGTATTCATTTTGGAACTTGGTGGTTTCTAGCTGGTAGACCATCTTAGTCCATCTGGTCATACCAGTTTAAAGTGGTCAAGctggggtttttttattttatttttttatacattttagctGGTCGatcagctaataaccagcttTGACCAGCTAATGACTAGCTTTGACCAGTTATTAACCTGCTttgaccagctaataaccagcttggaccagctaatgaccagtctTGACCTGCTAACTAGCTttgaccagctaataaccagcttggaccagctaatgagcAGTTTTGACCTGCTAACTAGCTttgaccagctaataaccagctttGACCAGCTAATGACTAGCTTTGACCAGTTATTAACCTGCTttgaccagctaataaccagcttggaccagctaatgaccagtttTGACCTGCTAACTAGCTTTGACCAGgtaataaccagcttggaccagctaatggccAGTTTTGACCTGCTAACTAGCTTTGAGCAGCTAATAACCAGCTTTGACCAGCTAATGACTAGCTTTGACCAGTTATTAACCTGCTttgaccagctaataaccagcttggaccagctaatggccAGTTTTGACCTGCTAACTAGCTTTGAGCAGCTAATAACCAGCTTTGACCAGCTAATGACTAGCTTTGACCAGTTATTAACCTGCTTTGACCAGgtaataaccagcttggaccagctaatgaccagtttTGACCTGCTAACTAGCTTTGGCCAGCTAATAACCAGATTTGACCATCTAATGACCAGCACTGACTAGCTAATAACCAGCTTtaactacactgcctggccaaaaaaaggttgctctttggatttaaataagcagatacttaagagcccatgattggatcattattgcagtaattcatatgtttcagctggcaacaattcttttaactctaactgatgcagtgtgtagcttctcatttcttacacaaccatgtcggaagacgtatcccgtggtcgtggaaaagatgttactgtgtttcagaaggggcaaattattgggattgctgaaatcactggaattgggttaagaactgtccaacgcattattaaaatctggaaggatagtggtgaaccgtcagctttgcggaagaaatgtggtcagaaaaaaatcttgaatgatcgtgattggagatcactaaaacgcttggtgaagtaacattgtaaaaaatcgacagtagaactcatggctgtgtttaatagtgaaagtaagagcatttccacatgcacaatgagatgagaacttacaggattgggactaaacagctgtgtagacacaagaaagccacttgttagtgaggcaaatcggaaaaaaactacttcaatttgctagggagcataaagattggactgtggagcgatGGAAAAAGGGAATGTGGTCTGATgggtccagatttaccctattccaaagtgatgggcgcgtcatgcatagtgcccactgtacaagcctctggaggcagtgttatgatctagggttgcttcagttggtcaggtcaaGGCTCAGCAACGtaatgcggcaataaaatgaagtcagctgattatctgaatgtactgaattgccaggtatcccatcaatggatttttttcatcCCTGATGGTACGggtatattccaggacgacaatgccaagattcatcgggctcaaattgtgaacgagtggttcagggagcgtgaggaatcattttcacacatgaactggccaccacagagtcctgacctcaacctcattgaaagtctttgggatgtgctggagaagactttatggagcgGTTCAACtgtcccgtcatcaatacaagatctcgggcaAAAATGagtgcaactctggatggaaataaatgttgtgatgttgcacaaGGTTGTCCAGACAATGCCACGACAAAAGCATGCCGTAATTAAAGCTAAAGGTGGACcaacaaaatatagttttttggCCAGGCAATGGATCAGCTAGAAACAATCTTCCATGTTCTACCAGTTCAAGCTGGTTTTTATAACAGGTAAAACACAAAATATCTTCTCTATTTGTGCTCGCTGCATCTGTTAGAACCTGTTGTTTGCAGTGATGAATGTGCTGTGGGTTTCAGTGCAGGAAAAGTCCAGCAGTCATGAATTTTGCACCTTTCGGCCTTGATAAACTCCAGAGGCACCAATTAATTTCCTGCTGTTCTGTGAGACTCTTTTCAATGAGCTATTAGAGATTTGATTTAGTTGAGATGACTTGATGTTTCTTGGCGCTCATTAATTAATTCAGTCAACAGTTATATCATCACTGAAGGCAGCTGGAGCAGGTAATGTCTATTAAACCCTCTCACCACCATTTACTCTTTTCTGACAGTCTGTTCTAAAAAAGTCTTCTGTCCAAATAATTGTGTTATTCTTCAGGATTTTTGAAGTTCcttttagtttgctttattttgcCCATTCGATTTTTCAAGTCATCTACAATATAACCTCACACCATCTTGAAGTTTCTGTAGATCTAATAGACtatattctttatttaatttctgACTATATACTAGatttctgtatctgtctctggAGACCCCATTCAAATGCCAAGCACAGAATCAAAATGATATAAAACATTATCAGGAAAAAATCAATATGAAACTGCACTCACTGGCCATTTAATTCTGGATTGTGAGCAGAATAATATGCAGGAAAttatgggacttgattttatccatcaggaattgattggatggtgtaaAGTGGGCATGTCATATCAGAATAGAGTCAAAGCTGAATGTAAACTGAAACACTGCCGGCACACACTTTTGAGGAGGCTATTTGAATGGGACGTGGTAACTAAAGGTTCACCCTCCAAAATATCAACACGTATACCAATGGTaacacttctttttcaaatctatcATTATGTGctataacatttattatattaaCATAATCGTCTGTTTGTAGAACATTACACAAGATCAACTTCCAAAAAACACATTCTGCCATTCTGTCACTAAAATAGGTTTTGCTATCTCTTTTAGTTTTGAAACAGAACTTAAACCAAACCAGACACATTTATTTGTGCACAGTCAGAGTGTTTGGTTGTTATCTTGCCCTGTGTTTGAACAGACATTCATATGCCCACATGTTTATCGCCCTGCGTGGGCAGTGAAGGTGTCTGAAGGGTGGGGAAGCCCTGAAACTCGCTCTGCCTTCTTTTACAAACAGCTAATAGTCTAATGCTGTAATTTACTCGCTCTGAGACACATTAATAGTCCGTGTTGAATCACAGCACAATTCTGATGGAGCACATCGCTGTCGTTTGATGCCAGGAAATTGTAGGCGCACAAGGACGTGGCAGTACATCACAAGCCATGAGCTCTGAGCTCTCGTGGGAGTGGACGCTGTTTACCGTTTAGTTAATGAGTTCAATGACGTGCTGTCTTGCAGATTTCTCTGAGCTgaggttcagagctttatgtgatGAGCAAGTAAACGAGGTAAACTTATATTACCCGATCACCGACCATGAAGTGCAACACTACCGTTAGTTTAGCAGGTGTTCGACTGTCGACAGAGACGtctccaagcaaccaaattgcaaaGGATAAAAGAAGCTATACAAGGTGCACAATTATCATGAGACAGTCTAATATACCATATttcacacacctgtctatacaaatgtttgctaaacaagttttaatatcatgtaatgtaaaaACGTTGACTCATTGACGCTACTTCTACCTGAATGCCGACATGTTTGGGTGACATCTTGGAAAAATCGAGTTGAGGACTTGCAcctgagtttccaagttggaagtccaaTTTTGAGTGGCCTTCTATTGCATAGTTGAATAGCATGCCTATAGATTTACTATAGTTTATGTTTTTAAGAAAGACTCTCTACATTAGCCTAACCACAGTAAtaatgtggagccatccatggtctgatTATTGCTTCATTATTaatgccactgttaaaaaaaTGGTAGAcccaatggtaaactttcatgaaggcaagtacaatttagaatggtTAAAGGGGATACCATCTGGACTTCTATGGacaaatggacaaattattgGAAGTTTTCCTCCTGTACTATCCTACTACTGTCCTTACTGGTCTTGTTGGCCTTCAGATataaaggtgacttaaatcattaggcctgcgtcctgctaaactcatatcattcttgttcaaataaaatgtccaagaaatacatgcagttacagtctccagttacctttatcagTTTTTGTGGGGCAGGGGATTTTGGCTAGAGAAAACGCTGACTTTGGAATACCAatagccacagtggccggtgagccaaaaaATTAATGTCAAGCCTTGGAcattatgtaataaaaatggaTTGCATAGATAACATCTTTGGGCACACTTTGCATGGAACAAGTCAAAGCAAAGTTTACTCACATAATGTGTattaacaaatatttattgtacacattTTCATATTCAAAATCAACAAGCtttcgagttttgcaacactttttacCTTCCAATAGACGTCCAACAGGTGTGTTACACAGGTCTATTGTGAATGTCGTGAAAACAGTTTAGGTAAAATCAGAGTTGACATCATTAAATGCAGTGTAaacataactatggcatatcacagctCAATTAAAGTGATGGTGACACTACAATCCACGACACCTCAGGacacactgcagccaaataaggtaaatttccttcagagtgtgcgctcacgagacacaacatttttaacatgtgGCTAATGTCAGATATTTTTTTGTCTCATAGCGTAAAATTTGCTGTGATTTGcacgacattgctgtaagcactatggggagtgtccttcttcaCGACCTtgctgaaacccttatacaatcatggcaatcctctgattggcaataaTGTCTGAGCCCCACCCATTCAGGcatgcagttggcctatataagccggtgctcagtcaccatttctacagaattttcttccttcaagactgcgaACTGTGTCTTCGTCTTAGAACCCTCTCTGCTTTGCCGTCAAGACACACTTACAGCGGACGGAACTTCTCAGCAAGACGCGAACAGGACGACTTGTCGCCTGTGCTCAGTGCCTGCACCGAGAGACTTATCACTCCCCTGTGTGTTCCAGTGAAGTGTTCTCCACATCGCTGTCGAAGATGCTCTCTGTGAACGGGTTCTTCGCTTCAGACGCCTGTCATTGGTCAGTGTGGCGCTTCAGCAAAACtcctacctgcttcccacagcACTCTGGCTGGAGTTACTTTATCCTTTATagatacagtgtatatatatatatatatatatatatatatatatatatatatatatatatacaatattaactaAAGTGCCGCTTGCATGATACATGTAGTCCCTATACGAATGGCACATCCCGCTGCCTGATGAGCATGAGAGCTGTGTTCACTGCCTGGCCCGCACCATGCACAAGTAGTTCTCATGGAGAAAGACTGCTCTCACTGTGAGTGTGATGTTGCGCTCTAGGATTgacctcgttctgagggaagatCCAGCCTCTCGTGCCCTCCCACCCATCTCTTCTGTATTAAGTCCTGAGGcaccacatgaggaggcacggcaGGGCAGTTaggttgagctggaagaattagGGGAGGATCTCCTGGTGGTGCAAGCCTCCAGAACTTCCGATCTAACGTCCTCGCCTGATGAGCTCCTGCCTTCTGTTGGAGCACACAGCCTCATTACGTTTGGCGGCTCTGATGATGATGCTCTGTCAATCGCAGTTTACGGCAAGTGGTCCACGGAGGATGTTGCATCCTTCCTTCAGCAAGGGTGAAGAACGTGCATACACCACGGACAAGGAGCATCTTCATGTCCTCGCAAGGGCGGTTGAAGAGCTCGGTCTTGAGTGGTccctccagaagagccagaaaagtCTCACCTGGATGAATGGTTTTAGCAAACCGGCCGTCGACAACAGACCATGGTCCGGAGGAGCGCACcgttcttccctgaggtccacgcgGAGCTCATAAATACATGGCATGCACCCACTCTTCGCTCATTTAGGTGAACGCAGATCACTTCTAccataatactgccatgggatggaaatcccgCCCCGCCCACCCCTCCAAGCCATGTCGActgacgtccgcactggctggaagactTTAATTAGCAGTgagccaagctggttcagcactccacagcaAGTTAGTGCTTCAGGTTTTTCAatctaagctcctcaaacaaatggatgagcaagacCCCGATCCAGAGCTGTTCAGAGAGCTCCGCACTGCTACAGATTCGGCGCAATGAGCAAAAAAAGCTAACGCTTAGGCCATTGGCAAAgcgatgagcaacctggtggttaTAAACCGGTATATTTGGCAAACTCTTGTGGAGATGCGTGACACAGAGAAAGAAACCCTCCTCGACACCTTGACAATAGATCTGAAGGAAGCAtactttcatgtaccaattgcaccgcaTCACAAtggtttttgagattcgcgttcaagggaactgcgtatcaattcaaagtccttcctttcggtctgtctctggAACTCCCTATAGTGTCTtgtgtcttgttcccttcatctcagagaaccgaggttacataagtaaccggagacgttttcCTCAAAATAAAAACTGAGCATTTTGTAAACGAtctctagtactgcatactttggaaaacaatgatgttaggtaactgaaaacagagttttttaatcaaaaacatattagtgtggccTGTTTTTGGCCAGattaagctgcaatgtggaccagaatTTATGCCCATA carries:
- the LOC127409713 gene encoding G-protein coupled receptor 6-like; translated protein: MNKSGPANESGAGVPLSSWVESDTFEGNESLTLSSTALEFHMNPWDIMLCLSGTVIACENAIVVAIIFYTPTLRNPMFILIGSLATADLLAGMGLILNFVFQYLISSETISLITVGFLVASFTASISSLLAITVDRYLSLYNALTYFSEKTLHYVHMMLVGTWGASLCLGLLPVLGWNCLDDATTCSIVRPLKRTNLTILATSFFFIFALMLSLYFKICKIVCHHAHQIALQQHFFTTSHYVATKKGISTLAIILGTFGASWFPFAIYCLVGEREYPPVYTYATLLPATYNSMINPIIYAYRNTEIQRSIYILFCGCFKTSGSYRSRSPSEV